The following nucleotide sequence is from Triticum dicoccoides isolate Atlit2015 ecotype Zavitan chromosome 7B, WEW_v2.0, whole genome shotgun sequence.
TTACAGATCAGGAGGTAAATCCTTATCAGTACTTCCACGGTGTTGCATGCCACCTTTTCTTGCAGATTTCTCAGTGGCCATTATATCCAGACTGAATGGCTTTAGAACTGTGAATGGTTTCTTtttgctggtcagacaagaactaacTTCAGGGGAGTGAATAtgacgctgtaagaactctgcaaatgaatgcagactatgagaaccaagatattctcccacggacatgtacctgtgacagcattagaggtgcgagggatggggaagaggtcatatgcattctcagaagattttgaagataaatcagtttgaagacattgacctcatagtgcgaaggcattcacttatttgaagagagttggtttcagatttgtacgaatccatgaataagtacaagtgaggaatctaactagttatgaagcataagtgaatatacttggcatgatatgagatgtagATGAAGACAGATCCAGATTTGGTAGtcaagaaaccacttttggttgaagtggatggatttgacggatcaaaaaggcggtaaaaagtaagttttaattaccgCTGATGAACTGCTAAACGAGATAGAGAGAGGCCGAGCAGTTCattctcccgcgccctaacttggcggcaaaAGACACCTACGCCTGCGGCGGAGAGGACGAAgtccacggccggcgtgaggacgatgtcgaagaagttgcggcagctaagcgcttcatctccGGCGTCGACACGaactagcggaggcgctagggtttgtgcgaggtggcgaggtggaagaagagataatgactgcggggtgtgagtattgataaggaaagggacaacacaacataattacgcaggtgcccctggcggttcacatctgactgTGGCATGCATGGAActtattggaagttgttccatgttcccacgcacgcctggattgtcgggtggtcattccggcttctctggtattcaggcaataaggatacaaCATTAAAAACAAATTTAAATGTTTGTATCTTTGTCTTTTGCTGACAAAGACTCGGAGAAGACAATCGACAGGTTTCAATAGAATTCATATGATTTGGCAGATAGAATTTGAGGAAGAAGCACagaagaggttagggtccgatcacattcacttagatgaatAAAGGTTCAAGTATGAAGACATACCTATAAGTNNNNNNNNNNNNNNNNNNNNNNNNNNNNNNNNNNNNNNNNNNNNNNNNNNNNNNNNNNNNNNNNNNNNNNNNNNNNNNNNNNNNNNNNNNNNNNNNNNNNNNNNNNNNNNNNNNNNNNNNNNNNNNNNNNNNNNNNNNNNNNNNNNNNNNNNNNNNNNNNNNNNNNNNNNNNNNNNNNNNNNNNNNNNNNNNNNNNNNNNNNNNNNNNNNNNNNNNNNNNNNNNNNNNNNNNNNNNNNNNNNNNNNNNNNNNNNNNNNNNNNNNNNNNNNNNNNNNNNNNNNNNNNNNNNNNNNNNNNNNNNNNNNNNNNNNNNNNNNNNNNNNNNNNNNNNNNNNNNNNNNNNNNNNNNNNNNNNNNNNNNNNNNNNNNNNNNNNNNNNNNNNNNNNNNNNNNNNNNNNNNNNNNNNNNNNNNNNNNNNNNNNNNNNNNNNNNNNNNNNNNNNNNNNNNNNNNNNNNNNNNNNNNNNNNNNNNNNNNNNNNNNNNNNNNNNNNNNNNNNNNNNNNNNNNNNNNNNNNNNATATAGACCAActcaacattgcgaagataaaccttgaagtcaaatcaatgttgaagtcaaaccaaatgcgaagactatgtAAGCTTGACGCCAAAagaaacacttcaataagaatttggtggtggtgttacccatcgtataggaagtattagacccagacacggcgcacaattatcgtggtgctcagaagtcaaattccatgttaatgtattcacacttagagtgtatgtcttcattgattgaagatatacgttacttcgtgtgttgcacatctaagtcatcaacatgcataagcgttaggatgtgtgtccaattacaggccatttgaggtatctaagatatttagctcacactgcaacttgcaaaATATTTTCTCATCCAAggactttgtgaagatatctgtcaattgctcttcagtgttgatgtgaatgatatcaatatcttccttcatgacatgatctctgagaaagtgatgacggatctgaatgtgctttgtcttcgagtgttgaactggattgttggcaatcttgatggcgctttcattgtcgctgtagagtggcacatgcttcagatggataccatagtccttgagagtttgcttcatccatagaagctgagcgcagcaagatccagcagcaatgtattcagattcagcagtggagagagatacacagttcttcttctttgaagaccaacatacaagagatcgtccaagaaagtgacatgtgcctgatgtggacttgcgatcaaccttgtcaccagcataatctacatctgagaatccaactagatcaaactctgagccctttggataccataatcctagtgttggcatgtaagccaaatatcgaagaattcgcttcatagctaagtgatgtgattcctttcgtaccgcttggaatcgggcacacattcaaacactaagcattatatctggcctagatgcacataaatatagtaaagaaccaatcatggaccgATATACCTTTtgctcgaactctttaccattgtcgtcggggcccaggtaacttttggttggcattggcatcatGTATCCTttacagtcttgcattccaaacttcttcaggcaatctttgaggtattttcttgtgatatgaagatgacgttgctctgctgacggatttgaagaccgaggaaaaatttcagctcacccatcatggacatctgatattgctcttgcattatgtgcccaaactcatcactgtatctcttgtcagtgcagccgaagataatgccatccacatacattggcacacaaacagttcaccatcatatgtcttgatgaagagtgtaggatctagagaaccaggtttgaagcctttgctcttcaggaagtctttgagtgtgtcataccaagcgcgaggagcttgtttgaggccatacagtgccttgttgagcttgtataccatatcaggatgttttggatcttcaaagccatgtggttgtgcaacatacacttcttcttcaatcttgccattgagaaaggcactcttcacatccatttggtacataagaatgttgtgatggtgggcataggctagcagtatgcaaatggcttcaagcctagccacgggagcgaatgtttcatcaaagtcaatcccttctacttgagtgtaaccttgagcaactagacgagccttgtttctgacaacttgaccatgctcatctagtttgttgcgatatatccatttggtgcctatgatattgtgcttgcgaggatcaggatgcttgaccaattcccatacattgttcagctcgaactgttgaagatcttcttgcatagctttaatccatttaggttccatgaaggcttcagcaactttcttgggttcagatatagagacaaatgcaaagtgcccatagaaatttgctagctgtgttgccctagaacgagtgagtggaccaggtgcattgatgctatcaattatcttctcaatctgtacttcatttgcaacacggggatgaactggacgaagattttgccttGCATATCATAGTCTTCAGCTTCAACATTGACttaaggctgagcattgtcttcgggttgatttggtgcaatgatgatttcttcttcagcctgagcttctgaaggtatgatttctctagtacccatgagcttgatagattcactaggtgggacttcatctagcacatttggcaggtgctctctttgcgagccgttagtctcatcgaactgcacatccacagtttcaaccactttatagtgaaagaggttcaagactctgtaggagtgtgaatcctttccgtatccaagcataaaaccttcatgtgctttcggtgcaaattttgaagtgtgatgtggatccttgatccagcacctagcaccaaatactctgaagtaactgacgtttggcttcttactagttagtggctcatatgatgtcttctttagaagcttgtgtagataatacggttgatgacatggcatgcagtatcaatggcttcaggccaaaacttccttggagtcttataCTCATAAAGCATCATccaagccatctcaatgagggtcctgttcttgcgctccacgatgccattctgctgaggtgtgtaaggagctgagaactcatgagtgatgcccaatgtattgtGATCACTTTTGTTCTTTTGCTTCATACTATCtttcatcctgatccttactacatagctgctgatagtcttcgtgctttcacttcattgcttacttgactatggcttgcctagtgtagtctaccttccgctacatatcaataggttcattgatactgtttgtcttcaaagcccccgtgttttgaagactttcataaaaatctcctattcaccccccctctagtcgataactagcactttcagtccctttctgtcactgggattgagcaccgcaagatcaaacccatcataaagcacctctcccattacaagaaaaatcaatctagttggccaaaccaaatcaatagatcgaagaGAAGTACAAAACTATAATaaccatgcataaaagagttcagagaagactcaaataatattcatagttaATCttgtcataaactcacaattcatcggatcccaacaaacacaacacaaaaagtgattacatcgaatagatctccaagaacattgtatTGGAGATCatggagagaagaagtcatctagctactagctatggacccgtaggtctatggtaaactactcacatatcatcggaGGGGCAGTAAGGTTGATGCAGAACCCCTCTAtggttgaatccccctccggcaaagtgcgagaaaaggccccagatggggtgTCTCGAGAACAGgaacttgcggtggcggaaaaaggGTTTCTggtggctctctattggtttcgcaattttagagtatttatagagctagAATTAGGTCAAACGGGGGAACGAGGGGCCCATAAGCCACCAGGGtatgccctggtgccttgtgggctactccttctggcctcctcccgaagcctCCAGGGCCTCTTATGTGtagaaaaaatcgtcaaaaaattTCGTGGCAATTGGCTTCGTTTGGTAGTGATATTCTGGAAAACTAAAAacgggcaaaaaaacagcaaccttggcactaagttaataggttagtcccaaaaaatgatatataattgcatataaaacatccaagattgatactataatagcatgaaacaatcaaaaattatagatacgttggagacgtatcaacatgctaAAATTACCCTCCTTCCTAAGACTTGAAGGGTCCAATAAATCTTGGGGCAAGATTTCCTTTTACATGAAACTGTTGCAATTGCTTGTAGGGCGTTACTCGGAGGTAAGCATATTCCCCTGATTCAAAGTTAACCTCCTGATGCTTCTGATCATAGTAACTTTTGAACCTAGACTGACAAGCGTTGAGTTTGCCTGAATCATTCTAACTTTGTCCTACTACTTGTATAACCCGAGGACCAAAAATACGAGTGCCCCTAGTTTGGGACCAGTTGAGAGGTGTCCTACacttccttccatacaaagcttggaATTAAAGGCGCATCTACACGCTTTGTttgtagctattgttgtacgagaacAATGAGTATGGAAAGCCATCTTTCTAGCATGATCCATAGGAGAGGATGCATGCTCGAAGCTTGTCTTCTAGAATCTAACTCACTCTTTTTCTGTCCATCTGTCTTTGGGTGATGTGTTGTACTAAAGTCCATAACGACTGCCTTGGTTGTAGATCCACTAGGAGACACACTCCCTCCACCATCTAATGTGTGGCTCTTCCATTTTCCTTTGTGGCGGCAGTAACGATGAAGGTAGACAACCGAACACGCCTCCCTCCCTTTTGGAGTCATGAGCTCTCCTCCAGGTATGGACTCATTGTCGGGGCAAGCTTACTGTAGGGGTCGTACTCGGCTCGCTTCACATTGTTGTTTCACCTCTTCGAGGGCTAGATGCATTAGGTTATTTGGCTCTCGACACACGTTTGAACCATAAGGTCGAGCACAAACTCCGAGATGATTCAGAAAGGTTGGGGAGAAAGGAGGGTGATGGCAGAGACGACGAGCTCACCATGCTAGCAGAGCGGACGGTTGAAAGGGGATCAAGTGGAAGGTGAATGACAACTTATTCTCTTTTATAGGTGGATCCCACTTGTGACATGttcatctctactcctataaaagactcagttggtgatgatagtGTGTCTGACAtccatcatttctgatcattagatgtgcatctaacggctgtggggtaagttgtggcatttttgcaacaataatcCACTTCTCTGCTTCAATTTGCAGAAaatcccttattatcttgaaagcaaccacacgcctccctcacctcatcaaaacagcccgagAAATATATTTTAAGTGAAACgtaatatatttttagtggtatatgtatatcaaaacaagaatggtttctttcaagtttgtgaacaagtactatttTACTTTGGCtctgttgcaatgcacgggcacattgctagtaaggcATAATGCAACGGTTACTTAAGGGGAAAACATTAGAATGTATCTCATGCACACAGTCAAAGCCCAATTATTTAATAGAAGAAAGGCAAAATGGAGCATCCTCGAAAATGTTTTTCCTGTAAAACCGATTAGTGGAAGAGAAGTGTAAAAAAAAAACAATTTCTTTGTGTGCACTGCCTAGTTGCCTTTTCATCCTGCATACTGCAATTATGTTCAATTTGTCACCCAAAAAATCACAAAGTATAAACACAAAAAGTAAATTGACATCACAAAGCATGAGATAAACAAGCAAATGCCCATCTCATATGGCTGTTCACACGATAAAGCTACAAGTACAAACTGAAACGATTACTGTTCTTACAAGAAGTAAACACACAGCACCCGCAAAAAAAAGTAAACACATAGGATAAACAGAAAACATTCAGGGAACCACCAAATCAGTTCATGTGACTGTTCACATAAGAACCCGACAACTACAAACTGGAACGATTACAGTTCTTACAAGAAATTAAACTCAAGAATAAGAACACGAAATTCGAGGAGATCAGACAAGCAAAAATTTCAGCACAAAATATTCAAGGATAGGCACAAAAAATATCACGGAACAGCAAAAAAAAGAATCATCAACAAGTAACTGCCCGTCCACCAACTCCATGACGTCAAGGTCGATGAGATCAGTCAAATTTTCAGAGGGTAGGCATGAATGCCCAGCTTTTTACAGAAAGCATAAAGCAATACAGATCAAGGACGAGAAAAGATAGACAGGCGAGACTAGCTTTAAGACAATCAAAGTCGTTCATGATCGATTTCACCACTAATTTAGTCCAGCACGCCAAACTTAAGGAGATCAACAAGGTTTCACGACCAATTTCACCACCAAATCAGTTCATCATATGCCAAACTTGAGGAAATCAACAGAATTTCATGACCAATTTCATCACCAAAGCAAGTTCATGCCAAACTAGAGGAAACTAACAAAGTTCGCGGCCAACTTCACCTACTGGATCCAAGACAATCGACGAAGCAAAACAAGGAAGAAAGACACCAAACATGACCACATCAACAAGGCGTCTCTCACACTCTCGCGCCGGCCATCCTCCATGAGCACTACCTACTTGACCTTGACGTGGAAGACGTCCTTGCGCTCCTCCTCCTTGACCTTGAGCAGGGTGACCCAGAGCACGCCCATAGTAGCCGGAAACGGGGAACGGTAGGCTATCCCTCGATCCCGATTCATCGACCCGGAATTGGATTTGGGAACGAGGTCGGATTCGGTATGATTCGATGAAGATTCGGCGTCCCCGAAGCCTGTTCCTCGATTCAGATTCCAGGATTCAACAACCAAAATGCGAGTCATAATTTACTCACGCCGTCGTTTCTTTTCTCAAGGACTCCTCATTCTTTCTCCAGTCCATTAATTGCAAGGGATTCATTAACAATAAGGAATGCTGACCGTCAGGGAGTCGTCGTTCTTCAGGAACTGCGTTCCTCGACCCATAGTACCGTACTGGGTTCATCGTACCCAAACGGATTGGATCGCGTCCCCGCTATAAAAAATTCGTTCGAGAGATGTATACCCTCGTTGTACCCTATTTTTTTCAGCCACCGACTCTCGTCCCATGTTCCCGTTCCTCGTTCCCACCGTACCGGAAACATGGCAACTATGAGCACGCCATTCTTCATCTCGGCCTTGATCTTGTCCATCTTGTACGCGTCAGCAGAGGGCATCTCGATGCGGCGGTTGTACCTCGGCACCGCGGAGTCGTCGTCGCCGTCCCAGGGCTGCTTCTCGCCCTCGCCCTTGATCACCAGAATGTTCTTGTCCGCGCGCACCTCCACGTGCTCCTTGGTCAGCCCCGGCATCGGCACCTTGAGGTACACCGCGTCGTCATCCTCGGCCACCCAGCGTCCGAGCCGTGACGCCCCAGCACCAGCAGTGGAGGAGAGGCCGCCAGTCTGAGATGCGACGTCCTCCATCAGAGACAGCAGACGGGCCATGCTGGTCTGCGCACCGAGCGGGTCGAGCACGTCTGCAGAATCAACACCGAGGACACCAAAAGCAGATCAGAAGGCTGATTTGACCCACGATGTTGAGACTTCAGAACGAACGCAAGGAAACGGCGCACCACAGGTGGGGAACGGAAGCATACCCTGCGAGAAGAAGCTGGGGATGACGAGGTCGCGGTCGTCGTCCTTGTCGTCGTCGTAGCGGCTGACCTCCTTGACCCGGGTGTTgtacgggcggcgggcggcggcgacggcgggggagTGGAGCGCGGAGAAGGCCACGGGAGCACCGGACTTGAGGAGGCTGGCCGCTGGCGCGGCACCCTCGCCCTTGCAAACGACGGCGGAGGCCATGGTCTctgtcttctctctctctctctctcctctttctctctcttctttccctctcttctctctctctactGTGATGATTTTGGATTCTTGTGGTGAGCGAGAGAGGGGGTGCGAAATGGAGGGGGTTTTGTAAGTGGGGAGCGGGGGAGATTTCTTGGGGGAGGGGATGGGAAACGGGTTTAGAAGGTTCTGGACAGATCGGTTGGGGTCTCGAGCCTTCCAGAAAGATCTGGAGGCCACAGCTTTACGATTCGTGCTGCTTGATATGCGATTAGGGCGACATGGGTGGTGCTAACTTTTGATCTGCTCAGCTACGTCCGGTACGAGTGATTTGCTTTTCAAAGTTGGACTACTTTTGCAATGAATGGTGGACTCAGATCGAAGCAACAGACATCTGCATTGCTTAAGCCAATACAGTGTCAACCTAATAACACTGTTTGGTTTGCTAAGCTCTGCATGTTGAGCTTATACAAGGCTCCTAAATAACCATACGAAAATAATAAATATGAAATAATCGTACTATAAAACCGTGCTGAGGCTACAATCCACCTTTGTATAATTACCCTCAAAATCCAATGTTACCCCTCTTTTTCGAAAATAATATTGGGGAACGTCAGATTTGTAAGAAGTTGCAGCGAACGCTCTACCCTGCCACCCGCTCACATGCGAGGATCTTAGCCAAAGAAGTCTTGCCACATCAGATTCGAAACTCGTAAGCAGGATATAAAAGTTGCACGAACGCTATCCTAACCAAGCAGAGCCGCCCACAGGAGACCTGTGATTGAATCTCAGATccccttttattttatttattttcttttacaaaGTGGCAAAAAATATACAAATTTCTGTTTTGGTACATGGCCGTTTTCCAAAATAAATATGGCAGATTGATGAAAATTAGCTTGCCACATGGAAAATTTTAATATTTTTCGTAGTGTTTCACATGTCAAGTTTGTTTTGTACACAAGGaaaattttagaaaaaaaattTCTCAAGGTCCCATGGCAAATTCATAACATTTTTTACTTCCAAACATAGCAATTTGAGTCTTTCTTTTTGTAATGCTACCATGGCAAGCTTTGAGAATTTTTATCAATTATTTTCATGGCAATTTTAGAATTTGCTTTTTCTATTTTAGCACATGCCATTTTAGTACTACtctctccgtttcagtttacaagtcctacgcgtatacctaggttgccaattttatcaccctaatacaaactatataacataaaaattatatggtttgaaaatagaacatctgaattttatattggtatattttttgtaatatatgacttgtattaggttggtcaaattgacgacctaggggtacgtgctgtaaactgagagagagggagtaagAGGATAGCAATTTTATTATTTTATAGCATGGAAATTTTATTATTGAGAGCATGGCAATAGTATTTATTTGTTGGATCGTGCCAACTTCTTGTGTGTGATCTCTATGTGTTTTTGAAAATGAAAATATAACGCATGGAAAGTTCCGTGTATGTTTTTCTTTTAGTTAATATGCAAATTTGCCATGCATAATCTTCTTTTGTTTGGAATTTGGACCACTTTTTTTGTTATTGTTTTTTTTAATTTACTATGGCCTTTTTGCCATGTAACTATTTTTTTGTACACTACCATCATTTGTTTTGCATTCGCAAGCTATGTTGTCTGCCTTTTTCTGTATAAGAAAATATTTAAATTTTCGTTGATGGAAATTTTTCTGAAAATAGCAACTATTTGGCATAGTCCttttttctccaccataattatctgGGCCAGCTTGGGGGTCGCATGGCAACATTCTTATATGGCTACCTAAAAAAGTTTGCTTGATCGTCCGAGTCCCAGCAAACGAATTATTCGCTCGTGGGTGCCATCTGTTTTGACGTCCGGGATATTGcggtatgatacatctccaacgtatctataattttttatcgttccaagctgttatattatcattcttggatgttttacaatcattttatagtcattttatatcattttttggtactaacctattgacatagtgcccggtcccagttgttgttttctgcatgttttttacatcgcaggaaatcaataccaaacggagtccaaacgcagcgaaactttttgttgatttttttgggccagaagacatccagtgggctaggaaagcacctgggggtgcttcgaggggagcacaacccaccagggcgcgcctggaggcccgggcgcgccccggtgggttgttcccacctcgggtgccccctaaaccacctctttgctctataaataccacaatattccagaaatcctaggggagtcgacgaaaataaattccagccgtcgcagagtccagaaacaccagatccaatctagacaccatctcggaggggttcatcatgtccattggtgcctctccgatgatgcgtgagtagttctttgtagacctacgggtccgtagttagtagctagatggcttcctctctctcttgattatcaatacaacggtctcttgaagatccatatgatgtaagtatttttatggtgtgtttcttgggatccaatgaactttgagtttatgatcagatttatgtttttatccatgaaagttatttgagtcttttttgatctcttatatgcatgattgattatagcctcatatttctctcagatatttgggttttttttggccaagttgatctatttatcttgcaatgggaagaggtgctttgtgatgggttcgatcttacggtgcttgatcccagtgacagaaagggaaacgacccgtatgtatcgttgctattaaggataacaagatggggtctatttctacataaatagatcttgtctacaccatgtcattgttcttattgcattacttcgtttttccatgaacttaatgaaggaaatatgccctagaggcaataataaagttattatttatttccttatttcatgataaatgtttattattcatgctagaattgcattaaccggaaacataatacatgtgtgaatacatagacaaacatagtgtcactagtatgcctctacttgactagctcgtgaatcaaagatggttaagtttcctagccatagacatgagttgtcattttattaaagggatcacatcattaggagaatgatgtgattgacatgacccattccattagcctagcacttgatcgtttagtatattgctattgctttcttcatgacttatacatgttcctgtaactatgagattcccGAGCACTTCATTTAGTATATTGCACTtgatctagtcaccatcactaag
It contains:
- the LOC119340934 gene encoding 26.2 kDa heat shock protein, mitochondrial-like; this encodes MASAVVCKGEGAAPAASLLKSGAPVAFSALHSPAVAAARRPYNTRVKEVSRYDDDKDDDRDLVIPSFFSQDVLDPLGAQTSMARLLSLMEDVASQTGGLSSTAGAGASRLGRWVAEDDDAVYLKVPMPGLTKEHVEVRADKNILVIKGEGEKQPWDGDDDSAVPRYNRRIEMPSADAYKMDKIKAEMKNGVLWVTLLKVKEEERKDVFHVKVK